A window of the Cheilinus undulatus linkage group 21, ASM1832078v1, whole genome shotgun sequence genome harbors these coding sequences:
- the fam117aa gene encoding protein FAM117A isoform X2: MMNCQQSGAVDQTPPGRRSRVNVKKSTPSSWAEETRGRRSAVGHKRSASWGSAEHLREVAKLRHQLQKRSRHAPPPAGHELPHHHPLPAGHAAGISQTMPLMPLNRLASRLRRSVEGLNLELEEVFVSEKIDDQHEILDIPDGHRAPNPAQRCSSGSQSEPSPGPLDPSLLSPSHSPCPLDPSLLSPSNSPCPLNPSLLSPSQSPCPIGEPELVNCRLSPSSSLPLFALDPPLMQPCSSSPHTTKTCSFQREPPEGCERIRVCEEAISACQDEPPLQPSCPDPNKVNFTPHGGSAFCPVSLLKPLLPSMDLLFRGLSVSPVTGCPGQASPTRHLGMQ, translated from the exons ATGATGAACTGTCAGCAGTCCGGAGCAGTGGACCAGACTCCACCGGGTAGAAGATCCAGAGTCAATGTGAAGAAATCG ACTCCAAGTTCCTGGGCCGAAGAGACCCGAGGAAGAAGGAGCGCTGTTGGACACAAGCGCTCAGCATCATGGGGAAGCGCTGAGCACCTGAGAGAG GTGGCGAAGCTGAGGCACCAGTTACAGAAGCGCTCACGCCACGCACCTCCCCCTGCTGGACATGAGCTCCCACACCACCACCCCCTGCCAGCAGGCCATGCAGCGGGCATCTCTCAG ACGATGCCACTCATGCCTCTGAACAGACTCGCCTCCCGTCTGAGACGAAGTGTTGAAGGCCTCAACCTGGAACTGGAAGAAGTGTTTGTCTCTGAGAAAATAGATGATCAGCATGAG ATTCTGGATATCCCAGATGGCCACAGGGCCCCCAACCCTGCCCAGAGATGCAGCAGTGGATCTCAGAGTGAGCCATCCCCTGGCCCTCTGGATCCTTcactcctctctccttctcactCCCCCTGTCCTTTAGATCCATCACTTCTATCACCTTCTAACTCCCCCTGTCCTTTGAACCCATCTCTTTTGTCTCCCTCACAGTCTCCCTGTCCTATTGGAGAACCAG AGCTGGTGAACTGTCGTCTCTCCCCTTCTTCATCGCTTCCCTTATTTGCATTGGACCCTCCTCTGATGCAACCCTGCTCCTCTTCCCCTCATACCACCAAAACCTGCTCTTTCCAGCGTGAGCCGCCTGAGGGCTGCGAGAGAATACGAGTTTGTGAAGAAGCAAT ATCTGCCTGTCAGGATGAGCCCCCCCTCCAGCCATCCTGCCCTGACCCAAATAAAGTCAACTTTACCCCCCATGGAGGCTCTGCTTTCTGCCCCGTCAGTCTCCTGAAGCCCCTCTTGCCCTCCATGGACCTCCTCTTCCGGGGCCTGTCAGTCTCTCCAGTCACAGGCTGCCCTGGTCAGGCGTCTCCCACCAGACACCTGGGCATGCAGTAG
- the slc35b1 gene encoding solute carrier family 35 member B1, protein MAAGKGAGKPASMWDNMRIRFAVCFLGVFVCYFYYGILQETITRGDYGQGDKKEKFRFARTLVLIQCIISALFAKILIQFFEGSKPDTTKSWLYGVCSLSYLGAMVSSNSALLYVNYPTQVLGKSCKPIPVMILGVTILRKKYPLAKYLCVLLIVSGVALFLYKPNKTSAIADDHVFGFGEILLLVSLTLDGLTGVAQDHMRARFQTSANHMMLNINLWSTLVLGIAVLWTGEVWDFLSFTERHPSIFYNILLFGLTSALGQTFIFMTVVYFGPLTCSIVTTTRKFFTILGSVILFGNVMTTMQWVGTILVFLGLGLDAKYGKAPKKTTH, encoded by the exons ATGGCTGCGGGAAAGGGAGCTGGAAAACCCGCTTCAATGTGGGACAACATGCGGATACGCTTCGCTGTTTGCTTCCTTGGAGTCTTCGTTTGTTACTTTTACTACGGAATATTACAAGAGACTAT CACTCGAGGGGATTATGGTCAGGGAGACAAAAAGGAGAAGTTCAGATTTGCCAGAACACTAGTCCTCATCCAGTGTATAATCAGTGCTCTGTTCGCTAAAATCC TGATCCAGTTTTTTGAAGGCTCCAAGCCTGATACCACCAAGAGCTGGCTCTATGGAGTGTGTTCCCTTTCTTATCTTGGAGCCATGGTGTCCAGTAACTCTGCTCTTCTGTATGTCAACTACCCTACACAG GTGTTGGGGAAATCCTGCAAGCCCATACCAG TGATGATCCTCGGTGTGACAATACTGAGGAAGAAGTACCCGCTAGCTAAGTACCTGTGTGTGCTGCTGATTGTAAGTGGCGTTGCTCTGTTTCTCTACAAACCAAACAAGACCTCAGCCATTGCGGATGACCATGTGTTTGGGTTCGGAGAGATTCTGTTG CTCGTCTCTCTGACATTGGACGGCCTGACAGGTGTGGCCCAGGACCACATGAGGGCCCGCTTCCAGACCAGTGCCAACCACATGATGCTCAACATCAACTTGTGGTCCACCCTGGTGCTGGGAATAG CTGTATTATGGACGGGGGAAGTTTGGGATTTCCTTAGTTTCACCGAACGCCACCCAAGCATCTTCTACAACATTCTTCTCTTTGGACTGACCAGTGCTTTAGGGCAG ACCTTCATCTTCATGACGGTGGTGTACTTTGGGCCCCTGACCTGCTCCATCGTCACCACCACCAGGAAGTTCTTCACCATCCTCGGCTCAGTTATTCTTTTCGGAAACGTCATGACTACGATGCAGTGGGTCGGCACTATCCTGGTGTTCCTTG GTCTTGGATTGGATGCTAAATATGGCAAAGCCCCGAAGAAGACGACCCACTAA
- the ndufa4a gene encoding cytochrome c oxidase subunit NDUFA4L, whose amino-acid sequence MFALVRKQLKTHPALIPLFFFIGGGAAMSMLYLARLGLRNPDVCWDRKNNPEPWNKLAPTDQYKFYAVNMDYSKLKKDRPDF is encoded by the exons atgtttgcattGGTCCGCAAACAGCTAAAAACCCACCCCGCC CTgatcccacttttttttttcatcggCGGGGGGGCAGCCATGTCCATGCTGTACCTTGCACGTCTGGGCTTGAGAAACCCTGATGTCTG CTGGGATCGCAAGAACAACCCAGAGCCCTGGAACAAGCTTGCCCCAACTGATCAGTACAAG TTTTACGCAGTTAACATGGACTACAGCAAGCTGAAGAAGGACCGTCCTGATTTCTAA